One window from the genome of Acidobacteriota bacterium encodes:
- a CDS encoding glycosyltransferase family 9 protein, protein MRILIVRLGALGDVVHAIPVAAALGRGFPDAFVDWAIDERYAPLLDLVPGLDRRVVLRTRGRTAAGWAALRRELGEVPYDVALDVQGLGKSALVARLSGARRVVGFSTPFLREPWARWLHTESADPGRPRHVVDRNLGILSALGLADRDWRFPIRADAPPAVDAPRRSLDPPRGSVLINPNAAWSTKRWPPARYGAVAAHVARAHGRPCVVIWGPGDEARAAAVVAASAGAARLAPPTDLVELAALLRAGALLVSGDTGPLHLAAALGTPVVGLYGPSDPARNGPWSPHDEVVSAFPDCACAARRAGTGREVHMVRRCRERTGCLDGVSVGQVCAAVDRRLRRLERSREAASRHA, encoded by the coding sequence ATGCGCATCCTGATCGTCCGTCTCGGGGCGCTCGGCGACGTCGTCCACGCGATTCCGGTCGCCGCCGCCCTCGGGCGCGGGTTTCCGGACGCCTTCGTCGACTGGGCGATCGACGAACGCTACGCCCCCCTGCTGGACCTGGTGCCGGGCCTCGACCGCCGCGTCGTGCTGCGCACCCGCGGCCGGACGGCGGCGGGCTGGGCGGCGCTGCGCCGCGAGCTCGGGGAAGTGCCGTACGACGTCGCCCTCGACGTGCAGGGACTGGGCAAGTCGGCGCTGGTGGCGCGGCTCAGCGGCGCGCGCCGGGTGGTCGGCTTCAGCACGCCCTTCCTGCGCGAGCCCTGGGCGCGCTGGCTCCACACGGAGAGCGCCGACCCGGGCCGCCCGCGTCACGTCGTCGACCGCAACCTGGGGATCCTGAGCGCGCTGGGGTTGGCCGACCGCGACTGGCGCTTCCCGATCCGGGCGGACGCGCCGCCCGCCGTGGACGCACCGCGGCGAAGTCTCGATCCGCCCCGCGGCTCCGTCCTGATCAACCCCAACGCCGCCTGGTCGACCAAGCGCTGGCCGCCCGCGCGCTACGGCGCGGTCGCGGCGCACGTCGCCCGCGCGCACGGCAGGCCGTGCGTGGTGATCTGGGGACCGGGGGACGAGGCCCGCGCCGCCGCGGTGGTGGCGGCGTCGGCCGGCGCGGCGAGGCTGGCACCTCCGACCGACCTCGTCGAGCTGGCCGCGCTGCTGCGGGCCGGCGCCCTGCTGGTGTCGGGCGACACGGGACCGCTGCACCTCGCCGCCGCGCTCGGGACCCCGGTGGTGGGCCTGTACGGCCCGAGCGATCCGGCCCGCAACGGGCCGTGGTCGCCCCACGACGAGGTCGTCTCGGCCTTTCCCGACTGCGCCTGCGCCGCGCGGCGGGCCGGGACCGGACGCGAGGTCCACATGGTGCGCCGCTGCCGGGAGCGGACCGGCTGCCTCGACGGCGTCTCCGTGGGGCAGGTCTGCGCCGCCGTCGACCGGCGCCTGCGGCGCCTCGAACGCAGCCGGGAGGCTGCCTCCCGACATGCTTGA
- a CDS encoding adenylyltransferase/cytidyltransferase family protein, with amino-acid sequence MSPVGLVVSPDRAAALVRADRAAGRTVALANGCFDLLHVGHVRYLRGAAAEADRLLVAVNADRSVAALKGRGRPVQAAAERAEILAALGMVDYVVIFEEATVAGLLERLRPDVHCKGTDYTAETVPEREVVRAYGGRTAIVGDPKDHSTRDLLSRIAGARPE; translated from the coding sequence CTGAGCCCGGTGGGACTGGTCGTCTCGCCCGATCGCGCGGCGGCGCTCGTCCGGGCGGACCGCGCCGCCGGGCGCACCGTGGCGCTCGCCAACGGGTGCTTCGATCTCCTGCACGTCGGGCACGTCCGCTACCTGCGGGGGGCCGCCGCGGAAGCCGACCGCCTGCTCGTCGCCGTCAACGCCGACCGCTCGGTGGCGGCCCTGAAGGGGCGCGGCCGGCCGGTGCAGGCCGCCGCGGAGCGGGCCGAGATTCTGGCCGCGCTCGGGATGGTCGACTACGTCGTGATCTTCGAGGAGGCGACGGTCGCCGGTCTGCTGGAGCGGCTGCGGCCCGACGTCCACTGCAAGGGGACCGACTATACCGCCGAGACGGTGCCGGAGCGCGAGGTGGTGCGCGCCTACGGCGGGCGGACCGCCATCGTCGGCGATCCGAAGGACCACTCGACGCGCGACCTGCTGAGCCGGATCGCCGGCGCGCGCCCGGAATAG